Within Cellulophaga sp. L1A9, the genomic segment TGAATACTTAGAAAAATTTGAATAGCGTCAACGCATAAAAAAGCCTACAATCCTAAAATATGACCTAGGGTTTTTAATTGCTTATTTTAAAAATTAAATAGCAGGACCACTATCTACTACAGCTTCTATTACCGCTTCAATAGTGTTTGGTATATTTTCAAAAAAGTCATAACCCGTAAGTATTTCTACGGAATCTACTGAGGTAGTAAATTGCGTCCAATCACTGCTAATACCTTGATCATTAGGCACATTAATAGCAATCATTCTAGTAGAAGATGCTACTCTGTTGATATCATCCGAACCATTAGGCAAAATTAACACTACTTTCCAAAAGGTATCGGGTACCGTAATGTTCGTATTATATATTAAATCTGCAGCCCCATTAGATCCTGTTCCACCAACACCGGCAACGCCAGCAATAACATGGATTTCATTTCCCTCACTAGCCAAATCTCTTAAATAATCTTCAAAATTTGCCCAAATTCCTTGGTTATTATTAGGAGATTGAGGGGCTATATTGGTCATATAATAGGTGTTCTCATTCGAATCTTCATCACCATTTCTATCTGCCGAAGGGCACAAATGCCCTCTATTAAATCCTGTATTGGTATAGTTTGATGTGGTAGCTCTAAAAAAACTAGTAGGAAGCGAAACATCTTGTTTAAAACAATTACACCTTTCTGTATCACCTGTCCAAGCGGCACTTAAATGCCAGCTCACCCAATTTGCTGTTCCTTTAGAGTTATTATAAGACAGGACATAATCTGTATTATCTAAATAGTAATTATCTGATAACACACCTGCATCAGAAGGATTTCCGAAAGTAATGTTACTATCTTTTGAAGCAATGCCAGCGTCTACAGAAACGTCTGGTATGCTCATTTCAATATTATCGATATTTACGCGATTAGCTCCTCCTGATAATTTTAAAATACCATAGCGTGCACTCCCTGGTTCATTTAATTCATAAACAACTGTGTTTAAAATTGTAGAATTGGTGGTCACCACATCGCCTACCGTTAACCATGATACACCACTATCATAAGATAGCACTAGTTGCCAGGTAGAAGTGCCATCAGCACCATATGCGGCATGCCGAATACTTAAAGATTCTACCCCGTTAGTCATATCAAAATTCATAATCAAGTGTCCTGAATTTCTTATTCTAACCGATTTAGAACCATATTTTCTATCATTGGTCAATGCACCAATCAATGCATCAGAAAGATTCCAACTTCCTGAATTTTCAATGATAACATCATTAGCTGCGTAACTAGATTTTGAGGCCACCTCAAAACCTTCTATAAAACCATCTATCCCTTTTGCGGTGTGACGGTGTTTAAAATAACCTTCATTATCAAAAAAATAAGTGGGAACATTTTTTGAGCCCGAAATCAAAAGTTCTGATGATAACTCAATTTCTTCATAATAACTCACATCATCATTAGTACAACTACTAAAAATGAATACTGAAAATATTAAAAGTGATACACGATGAATTACATAAGTTTTCATTTACTTGACTATTTAATAATTAAAAAATCAAATATACAGTTTGTAAGATTATTCTTACTTATATTTAAAACAAAAAAACTACTATAATGAAATATTCTTCATCATAGTAGTGTATAGAACTGTTGTATTTAACCTTATTTTGACGCTGTATTTAAGAACTTTGGTTTGATGGTTAACATTACCCAAGCCCAATTTTGACCACCTGCAGCTGCATCTTCTGTAATTCCTTTTAATTCATACATGCCATCGCTAGCAAACATTTGAGAGTATCCAATGGCAAGTCCGTACCCTTTAAATTTCTTTGCAAAAACAAGATCTATCTCTGTTCCTAGCGACTTTTCTCCACTGGCTAACTCTTGTTCGCCACTAAAATTTAAAGCTTTAACCATTAAACTAGAGGTTTCATTCAATTGAAATTTTGCACTAACATGTACATCTAATAAGCCTATTGAGTTTGCGTGGTTCCCAACATAGAAATAATCCATAAACCCATTAAACTTATGATTGGTTCCGTACAGCGGAAAGAAAGCTCCTGTTTCTCCTGCATCGCCATCATTACCACTAATGATTTCTACCCCAGCTCCCAATGTAACTTTATCAGACGTTTTAAAGCTTGCATCTAGACTCGCTAAATAAGCACCCTTTACATCTACTTCTCCTTGTCTTTTTCCTGTTTGTAAAAAGATATTACTGTCCAAGCCTAATTTTCCTTTTTTATACGCCAAATGAGTTCCAAGCGTTAGCAAACTACTGGTGCCATCTGGTGTTGTAGCATCATCTTCATATTCTTGAAAACCATTGTTTAATACCAATAAACTTCCTGAGAATGCATCCCAGCTTTGTTTTAAGTAAACATATTGCATCGTTTTATAAGAAAAGAACCCTGTTGTACTATACTCCGTACCTACAGAGGAAAAACCTGATAAATCTGCTTTATCTTGATTAAATGCTAAACCTACATCCAATAAAAATTTATCTTTCTTATATTTTAAAAGTGCAGCATCATGGTTACGTGCTTGTTGCGTCCACCCTACAGAACCTAAAATTCTTTGATCATCATAATCTAATGTTTGTCTTCCTATTTTGGTTGAAAAACCTTCTCCCAATGTTAATTCTCCCCAAGCTTCAAAAATGGCAAAAGAATTGTTAGCATCAGCGGGTAATAATTGTCTATTTTCCCCCCACGTCATTACATCCTGTAAACTTAAATACACCTTGTAGGATTCATCTGCATACCCAAAATTTACACGTGCTCTCGTAGATATTCCAAACCCGGCATCTGCATCATCTGCTATTATACTTCCAAAACCATGACGGTATTCTGTTCGTGGTCTAAATTCACCATCTATAGTAAATTGTGCTGTTATAAATTGTGTTGCCAATAAAAAGAGTCCTAATAGTACGTATTGTTCCTTTTTCATAATTTGAAATTTGATTGTGTTATTTAAAATTTTCAACTTGTTTTAATGTTCTAAAAAATCTATTAAGTGTTTTCTGTATTTGTAGTAATCTTGATGTTCTAAGACAGATTTTCTTGTTCTTGGTCTTTCAAAATCGATGTTGAGCACATCGCCAATCTTGGCTTTGGGTCCACTGGTCATCATCACCACACGATCCGCAAGAAAAATGGCCTCATCTACATCATGGGTAATCATTACTGCGGTAATTTTTTCTTTATTCCATATTTCTATCAGAATATCTTGAAGCTCACCCCTTGTTAAAGAGTCTAACATTCCAAAAGGCTCATCTAATAACAATACCTTAGGCTTAATAGCAAAGGCTCTTGCAATACCCACCCGCTGTTGCATTCCTTGAGAAAGTTCTGTTGCCTTTTTATGGAAAGCCCCATCTAATCCTACTTTGTGCAAATAATATTTAGCAATATCTGTACGTTGTTTTTTTGTGGCGTGTGGAAATACTTGATTAACTCCTAAAAGCACATTCTGTAATGCTGTCATCCAAGGCATTAAACTTGGTGATTGAAAAATAACACCTCGATCTGGACCCGGACCTTTTACAGGATTTCCTAATACGGAAATATTTCCTCCAGATATAGGGTTGAGACCGGCAATCATAGAAAGCATGGTTGTTTTACCACAACCAGAATGCCCAATAATGGTAACAAACTCTTCTTTCATGATTTGTAAATTCAAATCTTCAAGAACTACATAATCTCCCTTAGGCGTAGGATACACCTTTTTTAGGTCTTTAAGATCTAACATTACCTTTGAAGGGTAGTAAATCCCATTTTCTAAATAAGAGTCTTTGGTATCTATGGGTGCTGAATTCATGATTTTTATGATAAAATTAGTTTACAAAACTTTTTGGAGCTACATCTGGCAGCACGTATTCTACTTCTGAAACAGATTTTCGGTCTTCACCAATTGCCATTAAATAAGCGATAATCTCATTTCTTGTTTTCATAAAATTGACATTATCATTTAATTCTGTTTTATCCCTAGGGCGGGCGATTTCTATTTTAAACTCTGGGCCTAAGGTTGCCCTAGGCCCTGGTTTTAATGGAATAATTCGGTCTGCCATATAGATCCCTTCATCAACATCATTTGTAATTAATAATGCTGTGCGCTTATCTTGATTCCAAATATTCAAAATCTCATCTTGTAAATTCCCTCTTGTCAAAGCATCAAGTGCCCCTAAAGGTTCGTCCATAATAATCATCTCCGGCTTCATTGCTAAAGCTCTTGCCACTGCTACCCGTTGACGCATACCGCCAGATAGCTCTTTTGGCCTTTTATTAATCGCGTGTGATAAGCCAACCATTTCTACATAGTTAGCTACTCTATCTTTTATTTCTTTTTTACTTTCTTTTGGAAAAGCTTCTTTGACCGCCATGGATACATTCTGAGCAACCGTTAACCATGGAAGTAGGGAATAATTTTGAAAAATAACTCCGCGTTCATGGCTTGTACCTACCACAGGTTCTCCCTTAAACAAAATCTCTCCACTTGTAGGTTTTATGAGTCCGTTTATAAGATTCACCAAGGTTGTTTTTCCGCTCCCAGTAAACCCTACAATAGCTACAAATTCTCCTTCTTCAATTTTTAAATTGATATTAGAAAGCACGGCAGTACTATCTTTTCCATGACCGTATGTTTTGCAAACATTTTTTAGTTCTAAATATGCCATAAGACTCGTATTAGAAAAATTATATTCCTTCGTTTTTATTGAATGATACCATTTGCTGTACCATAAGCATTAGCCTATCTAAAAGGAATCCTATAATCCCGATAACAAACATGGCAACGATAATTTTAGCGTTAGAATCATTGGCGCCATTTTGAAACTCTTCCCAAACAAATAATCCTAAACCTGGACTTTGTGCCAACAACTCTATTGCAATTAGAACCATCCACGCCACAGACAATGTAATTCTCAACCCTGTAAAAATCAAAGGCAATGATGAGGGTAGAATTACTTTAAATATTTTCTGAAAGGTGCCTAATTTTAGCACTTTAGCCACATTGATATAATCTTTATCTACTGAGGAAACTCCCATTGCGGTATTCACCAATGTAGCCCACATAGAACACAAGCCAACACTAATAAACGAGATGACAAAAGCATTATCGGAGTTTGCACCGATGTACAAGGTTTTTACAATCATAAAAACCAACAAATACCATACTACTGGTGATACTGGTTTAAATATTTGTATAAACCAATTGAATGCACTTCGTAAAGACGGACTCAAACCAATCACAACTCCAATAGGTACTGCAATGATTAGTGCTAAGAGAAACCCTGCAAAAACAGTTTTAATACTCGTTAAAACAGTATCTACAAAGGATGCACGCCCCGTATAAATGATAGCATCTTTACCTTGTGCTACCAATTTTTCATTGGTAGCTGCCATTTTAGTAGCAAAAGCTTCTTTCTTCGCTTTTATAAGTTTATGATCTGCTATTAAAGACTGAAAAGAAGCCCAAACTTGTGTAGGAGAAGGCAGAGTATTGGGCTGGCAACTACTATCCCCAGATGCTATACACGCCTTTTCTGCATCTGCCGCTTCCTGACCTTGTTCTGATAAAGCTTTTTCAATTTTATAGGTAGCTTCTTTGTTGTATAATGCCTTTGATCCAAGGTGCCATAAGGCCAGGAACAAAAGAATAGATACCAGTGTAATTCCTGTTTTTTTCAAAGACTTTACTACAGCATCTTTTTCAAATTTCGCTTTGAACAGTGTAGCTATTGGCTTTAAAAATGTAATGCCTTGGCTTTCTTTTTCCAATGTGATTTCTTGTTTCATCTTTTGTTCTTTTCCTTGGTTATTGTACTACTTAATCTTTGTTACCGATTGCAAAACTGTTGATGTATCCTATAGGATCTTTTGCATCATAGGTAGTGCCATCAATAAAATCTGCAGTTGCTGGCTTATACCCATCTGTTGTAGGCACATCTGTTGCAGGAATTTTACCTTCAGCTACTAATAAGTCGGCTGCTTTTTTCCATACATCTGGTCTATAAATATCTTTAATGGTCTCTTCATACCAAGCTGCTGGTTTTGCATCAGGAATTTGCCCCCATCTGCGCATTTGAGTTAAAAACCAAATTCCGTCAGAATAAAAAGGATATGTTGCGTTATACTTGTAAAACACATTAAAGTCTGGCATAGAACGCTTATCACCTTTTTCAAACTCAAAAG encodes:
- a CDS encoding alginate export family protein, with amino-acid sequence MKKEQYVLLGLFLLATQFITAQFTIDGEFRPRTEYRHGFGSIIADDADAGFGISTRARVNFGYADESYKVYLSLQDVMTWGENRQLLPADANNSFAIFEAWGELTLGEGFSTKIGRQTLDYDDQRILGSVGWTQQARNHDAALLKYKKDKFLLDVGLAFNQDKADLSGFSSVGTEYSTTGFFSYKTMQYVYLKQSWDAFSGSLLVLNNGFQEYEDDATTPDGTSSLLTLGTHLAYKKGKLGLDSNIFLQTGKRQGEVDVKGAYLASLDASFKTSDKVTLGAGVEIISGNDGDAGETGAFFPLYGTNHKFNGFMDYFYVGNHANSIGLLDVHVSAKFQLNETSSLMVKALNFSGEQELASGEKSLGTEIDLVFAKKFKGYGLAIGYSQMFASDGMYELKGITEDAAAGGQNWAWVMLTIKPKFLNTASK
- a CDS encoding ABC transporter ATP-binding protein, whose protein sequence is MNSAPIDTKDSYLENGIYYPSKVMLDLKDLKKVYPTPKGDYVVLEDLNLQIMKEEFVTIIGHSGCGKTTMLSMIAGLNPISGGNISVLGNPVKGPGPDRGVIFQSPSLMPWMTALQNVLLGVNQVFPHATKKQRTDIAKYYLHKVGLDGAFHKKATELSQGMQQRVGIARAFAIKPKVLLLDEPFGMLDSLTRGELQDILIEIWNKEKITAVMITHDVDEAIFLADRVVMMTSGPKAKIGDVLNIDFERPRTRKSVLEHQDYYKYRKHLIDFLEH
- a CDS encoding DNA/RNA non-specific endonuclease; translation: MKTYVIHRVSLLIFSVFIFSSCTNDDVSYYEEIELSSELLISGSKNVPTYFFDNEGYFKHRHTAKGIDGFIEGFEVASKSSYAANDVIIENSGSWNLSDALIGALTNDRKYGSKSVRIRNSGHLIMNFDMTNGVESLSIRHAAYGADGTSTWQLVLSYDSGVSWLTVGDVVTTNSTILNTVVYELNEPGSARYGILKLSGGANRVNIDNIEMSIPDVSVDAGIASKDSNITFGNPSDAGVLSDNYYLDNTDYVLSYNNSKGTANWVSWHLSAAWTGDTERCNCFKQDVSLPTSFFRATTSNYTNTGFNRGHLCPSADRNGDEDSNENTYYMTNIAPQSPNNNQGIWANFEDYLRDLASEGNEIHVIAGVAGVGGTGSNGAADLIYNTNITVPDTFWKVVLILPNGSDDINRVASSTRMIAINVPNDQGISSDWTQFTTSVDSVEILTGYDFFENIPNTIEAVIEAVVDSGPAI
- a CDS encoding ABC transporter ATP-binding protein, producing the protein MAYLELKNVCKTYGHGKDSTAVLSNINLKIEEGEFVAIVGFTGSGKTTLVNLINGLIKPTSGEILFKGEPVVGTSHERGVIFQNYSLLPWLTVAQNVSMAVKEAFPKESKKEIKDRVANYVEMVGLSHAINKRPKELSGGMRQRVAVARALAMKPEMIIMDEPLGALDALTRGNLQDEILNIWNQDKRTALLITNDVDEGIYMADRIIPLKPGPRATLGPEFKIEIARPRDKTELNDNVNFMKTRNEIIAYLMAIGEDRKSVSEVEYVLPDVAPKSFVN
- a CDS encoding ABC transporter permease; its protein translation is MKQEITLEKESQGITFLKPIATLFKAKFEKDAVVKSLKKTGITLVSILLFLALWHLGSKALYNKEATYKIEKALSEQGQEAADAEKACIASGDSSCQPNTLPSPTQVWASFQSLIADHKLIKAKKEAFATKMAATNEKLVAQGKDAIIYTGRASFVDTVLTSIKTVFAGFLLALIIAVPIGVVIGLSPSLRSAFNWFIQIFKPVSPVVWYLLVFMIVKTLYIGANSDNAFVISFISVGLCSMWATLVNTAMGVSSVDKDYINVAKVLKLGTFQKIFKVILPSSLPLIFTGLRITLSVAWMVLIAIELLAQSPGLGLFVWEEFQNGANDSNAKIIVAMFVIGIIGFLLDRLMLMVQQMVSFNKNEGI